A stretch of Nonomuraea africana DNA encodes these proteins:
- a CDS encoding transposase family protein, whose protein sequence is MLSYRASIPLSNHTLIRLAELIRTRRAEGRSRWRKLDPARQALLVLAHLRNGDTYARLGAGFAIGTTTAWRYVREGVDLLAALAENVHAAVKRAAQLAYTILDGTLIPIDRLADERPYYSGKHKQHGMNVQLLADPAGRLVCASPALPGAVHDVTAARTVGLIDALTSAGVKTFADKGYQGAGGTIRTPFKRHRHRPWLSRGQRDVNRAHARIRAIGERAVATLKGWKVLTKLRCCPHRATALVQAILVLQLVEEGRYSR, encoded by the coding sequence TTGCTGTCTTACCGTGCCTCGATTCCTCTGTCCAACCACACCCTCATCCGCTTGGCCGAACTCATCCGCACACGGCGCGCCGAAGGCCGCTCGCGGTGGCGGAAGTTAGACCCGGCCCGCCAAGCGCTGCTGGTCCTGGCCCACCTGCGTAACGGCGACACCTACGCTCGCCTTGGCGCTGGCTTCGCCATCGGTACCACCACGGCCTGGCGCTATGTCCGCGAAGGCGTGGACCTGCTGGCGGCGCTGGCCGAGAACGTGCATGCCGCCGTGAAGCGCGCAGCCCAGCTGGCCTACACCATCCTGGACGGCACCCTCATCCCGATCGACCGCCTCGCCGACGAGCGGCCGTATTACAGCGGCAAACACAAACAGCATGGAATGAACGTGCAACTGCTGGCCGACCCGGCTGGCCGGCTGGTGTGCGCCTCGCCTGCGCTGCCAGGCGCCGTTCACGACGTCACCGCGGCCCGGACGGTCGGCCTGATCGACGCCTTGACCAGCGCCGGTGTCAAGACCTTCGCGGACAAGGGCTATCAAGGCGCCGGCGGCACGATTCGGACACCGTTCAAGCGGCATCGCCATCGGCCCTGGCTGTCTCGCGGCCAGCGGGACGTCAATCGCGCCCACGCTCGCATCCGGGCCATCGGCGAACGCGCCGTTGCGACCCTGAAGGGCTGGAAAGTGTTGACCAAGCTGCGCTGTTGCCCGCATCGTGCGACCGCACTCGTGCAGGCGATTCTCGTCCTGCAGCTCGTCGAAGAGGGCCGCTACTCAAGATGA
- a CDS encoding ISAs1 family transposase → MPSSPIDVLSRHLEHVTTTDPMTDLTDLPALADVLDAVPDPRNRRGRRYQLGPLLALALLAVLGGATSLAKITRFITGCDPELRVQLGLPAATRLAASTLGRLLARLDGDAFDTATCAYLTKLAACAAPPTPSTRQPLLGLAVDGKTLRGSRTGDGVTHLLAAVRHDTQTVVAQAQIQAKSNEIPAFTPLLADLNLSGVVITADALHTQHEHARQIVAAGGHYLLVVKGNQPTLHRRLKALPWREAILNDRTDETGHGRREIRRMKICTARPGLPFPHALQAIQVKRRRTDHKSGKTTIVTIYAVTSLPPGRILHAHLATLIRGHWSIEALHHIRDVTYHEDACRVRKGAAPRILASLRNLAIGLARLIGWTNISAATDHYRSHPGDGLQLLGLAT, encoded by the coding sequence GTGCCATCTTCCCCGATCGACGTGCTCTCCCGCCACCTGGAGCACGTCACCACCACCGACCCGATGACGGACCTGACCGACCTGCCCGCGTTGGCCGATGTCCTGGATGCCGTACCCGACCCACGTAACCGTCGCGGGCGCCGCTACCAACTCGGACCGCTGCTGGCCTTAGCCTTGCTCGCCGTACTCGGCGGCGCCACCTCCCTGGCGAAGATCACCAGATTCATCACCGGATGCGACCCTGAACTACGCGTCCAGCTCGGCCTGCCCGCCGCGACGCGGCTGGCCGCCAGCACCCTGGGACGGCTGCTGGCCCGCCTGGACGGCGACGCCTTCGACACCGCGACCTGCGCCTATCTGACCAAGCTGGCCGCCTGCGCCGCACCGCCCACCCCCAGCACCCGACAACCGCTACTCGGCCTGGCCGTGGACGGCAAGACGCTGCGCGGCAGCCGCACCGGTGACGGCGTAACCCACCTGCTGGCCGCCGTCCGCCACGACACCCAGACCGTCGTGGCCCAAGCCCAGATCCAGGCCAAGAGCAACGAGATCCCCGCGTTCACGCCGCTGCTGGCCGACCTGAATCTGTCCGGCGTGGTGATCACCGCCGACGCCCTGCACACCCAGCACGAACATGCCCGCCAGATCGTCGCCGCCGGCGGCCACTACCTGCTCGTCGTCAAGGGCAACCAGCCCACCCTGCACCGCCGACTCAAGGCCCTGCCCTGGCGCGAGGCCATCCTCAATGACCGCACCGACGAGACCGGGCATGGCCGCCGCGAGATCCGCCGCATGAAGATCTGCACCGCCCGCCCGGGCCTGCCCTTCCCGCACGCCCTGCAGGCCATCCAGGTCAAGCGCCGCCGCACCGACCACAAGAGCGGCAAGACCACCATCGTCACGATCTACGCCGTCACCAGTCTCCCGCCGGGCCGGATCCTCCACGCCCACCTCGCCACCCTCATCCGCGGCCACTGGAGCATCGAGGCCCTGCACCACATCCGCGACGTCACCTACCACGAAGACGCCTGCAGAGTGCGGAAAGGCGCCGCTCCACGCATCCTGGCGAGCCTGCGCAACCTGGCCATCGGCCTGGCCCGCCTGATCGGCTGGACCAACATCAGCGCCGCCACTGACCACTACCGCAGCCACCCAGGCGACGGGCTTCAGCTACTCGGTCTCGCCACATGA
- a CDS encoding DUF2075 domain-containing protein translates to MISLLVEANLADVQVLIEFKAPITDVRMDLLLVGSYPQSGQMSIVVVENKQWSRIYRDKYADMVNVTGAPGSNPRLHPITQAWGYRQVLLDYISLVAQSAQVHSIVNMHEASTETLYAVRPSLLNISCDQSYIRWYGAEHRTAFKRDLHRILAPERADIYAHELLAAPVSPTGGLMAVVSESVCRRSVFTLLDEQREAYDYVRRAVAASKQGAPKEVVLIVGGPGTGKSVIAVELLGALNRQGVRAVHATGSRSFTQTLRDNVERMDRRARHSFSYFNSYTHATPNDIDVLICDEAHRIRHTSRKRSSYDETQARPAGRPQVTELINAAHVPVFLLDEHQVVRRGEVGSIELIKKAAQYMKLNVHQIDLRHQFRCGGCPEYVTWIEQLLGLGTDEGPQRWNPLDTFELYVARTPDAMEKYLRRKIAAGKSARMAAGYCWPWSKPRSDGTLVNDIKISSWSRPWNSSAERKVNGIPPSSLWATDPAGFDQIGCIYTAQGFEYEYAGVIFGRDLTWTSQGWIVDVQANQDPAVNRAPHFEKLVRNTYRVLATRGMRGAVLFSEDLNTNRLFAKLGVPLLPDE, encoded by the coding sequence GTGATCAGCCTTCTAGTCGAAGCGAACCTGGCCGACGTTCAGGTTCTGATCGAATTCAAGGCACCCATCACAGATGTACGAATGGACCTTCTGCTGGTGGGCTCCTATCCGCAGAGCGGCCAAATGTCGATAGTGGTAGTAGAAAACAAGCAGTGGTCACGTATCTATCGCGACAAGTACGCCGACATGGTAAACGTGACCGGCGCGCCGGGCTCCAATCCGCGATTACATCCAATCACTCAAGCCTGGGGCTATCGCCAGGTCTTGCTCGACTACATATCTCTGGTAGCCCAATCAGCCCAGGTTCATTCCATAGTGAACATGCACGAGGCTTCCACTGAAACCCTCTATGCAGTAAGACCCTCTCTCCTCAACATTTCCTGCGATCAGAGCTACATCCGTTGGTACGGAGCAGAACACCGAACGGCCTTCAAAAGAGACCTGCATAGAATTTTAGCTCCCGAGCGGGCTGACATATACGCCCATGAGCTCCTTGCAGCTCCGGTAAGTCCAACCGGAGGGCTAATGGCAGTGGTGAGCGAAAGCGTATGTCGTCGCTCTGTATTCACTTTGTTAGACGAGCAGCGCGAAGCTTACGACTACGTACGCAGGGCCGTGGCAGCGAGTAAACAAGGTGCTCCTAAGGAGGTCGTCCTAATCGTAGGTGGACCTGGAACTGGAAAGAGTGTAATAGCAGTGGAGCTGCTCGGCGCTCTCAACCGACAGGGAGTACGCGCAGTTCATGCCACAGGCAGTAGATCCTTCACGCAGACGCTGCGTGACAACGTTGAGCGGATGGATCGGAGGGCTCGCCATAGCTTCTCCTACTTCAACAGCTACACCCATGCCACACCTAACGATATAGATGTATTGATTTGCGATGAAGCGCACAGAATCCGCCACACATCCCGCAAAAGAAGCTCCTACGACGAGACTCAAGCTCGGCCGGCAGGTAGACCGCAGGTAACGGAACTGATCAACGCGGCGCACGTCCCGGTTTTCCTGTTAGACGAACATCAGGTTGTACGTCGAGGGGAAGTAGGATCAATAGAGCTGATCAAAAAGGCAGCTCAATACATGAAACTAAACGTACATCAGATCGACCTTCGGCATCAATTTCGATGCGGCGGTTGCCCTGAATACGTCACCTGGATCGAGCAACTCCTCGGTCTAGGTACCGACGAGGGGCCTCAACGCTGGAATCCGCTCGACACCTTTGAATTATATGTTGCCCGTACTCCCGATGCGATGGAGAAATACCTACGGCGTAAGATTGCCGCAGGCAAGAGCGCAAGGATGGCGGCTGGCTACTGCTGGCCATGGAGCAAGCCACGTTCGGATGGGACTCTAGTCAACGACATCAAGATCAGCTCATGGAGTCGGCCTTGGAATTCCTCAGCTGAACGCAAGGTTAACGGCATCCCACCTTCGAGTCTATGGGCCACCGATCCTGCAGGATTCGACCAGATCGGCTGTATTTACACTGCGCAGGGATTCGAGTACGAATACGCCGGTGTGATCTTTGGCCGAGATCTAACTTGGACTTCACAGGGCTGGATAGTCGATGTCCAGGCCAATCAAGATCCCGCGGTCAACCGCGCTCCGCATTTTGAGAAACTAGTCCGTAATACCTACAGGGTGCTCGCTACACGTGGCATGCGCGGAGCTGTCCTCTTCTCTGAGGACCTCAATACCAACCGCCTATTCGCCAAGCTAGGTGTACCTCTACTGCCCGACGAGTAG